In Castanea sativa cultivar Marrone di Chiusa Pesio chromosome 6, ASM4071231v1, a single window of DNA contains:
- the LOC142641620 gene encoding uncharacterized protein LOC142641620 translates to MGEGEAADDQTPFFQTQSAEHLLKRTDYMDILHQHHQPSTMSSSTSSRALGSPWMRFCHCGKIAPVKTSWTGENIGRRFWACEKHGVDDTCGYFVWLDPPTCARGRELVPWLREKIDSLEKEVAAAHAKVKNYRINTKDGMILCFCTFALIGLVFMITLRMIG, encoded by the exons ATGGGAGAAGGAGAAGCTGCAGATGATCAAACCCCATTTTTCCAAACTCAATCAGCAGAGCATCTTCTCAAGAGAACTG ATTATATGGATATACTGCACCAGCACCACCAGCCCTCAACCATGTCTTCTTCAACTTCATCACGTGCACTTGGCAGTCCTTGGATGCGGTTTTGTCATTGTGGAAAAATTGCACCAGTGAAAACATCATGGACTGGTGAAAACATAGGGAGGAGGTTTTGGGCGTGTGAAAAACATGGG GTTGATGATACTTGTGGATACTTTGTTTGGCTTGACCCTCCTACATGTGCACGTGGTAGAGAATTGGTGCCGTGGCTTAGAGAGAAGATAGATAGCTTAGAGAAGGAGGTGGCAGCAGCCCATGCAAAGGTGAAAAATTATCGTATTAATACGAAAGACGGGATGATATTGTGTTTTTGTACTTTTGCTCTTATTGGGTTGGTGTTTATGATCACATTACGAATGATAGGATGA